One window of Candidatus Binatia bacterium genomic DNA carries:
- a CDS encoding alanine-zipper protein: MKFGMQAKALVAIAAGVALLGATSGCSRKLSAEEQNAVSRVEAAASKAESAASRAEQAARAAADAASRAEAAAAKAEAIFSKHLRK, encoded by the coding sequence ATGAAGTTTGGGATGCAGGCAAAGGCTCTGGTAGCGATCGCAGCAGGTGTTGCCCTTTTAGGTGCAACCTCTGGTTGCTCGCGCAAGCTCAGCGCTGAAGAGCAAAACGCGGTGTCTCGGGTGGAAGCGGCTGCGAGCAAGGCAGAGAGCGCTGCCAGTCGTGCAGAGCAAGCAGCCCGAGCCGCGGCCGATGCTGCCAGCCGTGCGGAGGCAGCGGCAGCCAAGGCAGAAGCGATTTTCTCGAAGCACCTCCGTAAGTAA
- a CDS encoding tetratricopeptide repeat protein: MRDQPDLPHAWLDLGIAYLSLGKLDDARVALERAVEKGQERQVAQFFLGLVLYRQGNVSAAAELFRAAQADPEVRLPAMYYEALLTARQGQAEAARPMLETVAREAAAAEIGQAAARYLEGIRWGLAPEAERAWSVAGRIALEYDSNVTLGPSTVTVVTPRDITEQADGRVVGVAALRYRFLSGAPFHLSGGYEFSQSVHFDLRRFDLQGHRLGLAATSQHDRWAYGASAAYNFFALDYSSFFHEGLLTPWAALRWSDQVATQAFLDFRGRDFLRRPYDPGRDAWNYSPGLRQYFGLGRPQGVFALGYRYEIEDTVSNGPQGRAFAYKGHVFDAEVHWLVADALQVESAYVYRRYDYDNRASGFGARKRSDNAHEFALGLSYPLTEHAAWTIAYIGQVHDSNEPLFEYDRHIVSTGLQLKY; this comes from the coding sequence TTGCGAGACCAACCGGATCTGCCTCACGCGTGGCTGGATTTGGGCATTGCGTATCTGAGCTTAGGCAAGCTCGACGACGCGCGCGTGGCCTTGGAACGTGCCGTGGAGAAGGGGCAGGAACGGCAGGTCGCACAGTTTTTCCTAGGCTTGGTGCTCTACCGGCAGGGAAATGTATCGGCTGCCGCCGAACTCTTCCGTGCCGCCCAGGCGGACCCCGAAGTGCGGCTCCCCGCGATGTACTACGAAGCGTTGCTCACCGCTCGGCAGGGCCAGGCGGAGGCAGCACGGCCAATGTTGGAAACGGTGGCACGCGAGGCTGCGGCGGCGGAAATTGGGCAGGCTGCCGCGCGGTATTTGGAGGGTATACGCTGGGGACTGGCGCCGGAAGCTGAGCGAGCGTGGAGCGTGGCTGGGCGAATTGCCCTCGAGTACGATTCGAACGTGACGCTCGGTCCCAGCACCGTCACCGTGGTCACACCGCGGGATATTACAGAGCAAGCCGATGGTCGAGTCGTGGGTGTTGCTGCACTCCGTTATCGGTTCTTGTCTGGAGCACCGTTCCATTTGTCGGGCGGTTACGAGTTTTCGCAAAGTGTGCACTTCGACCTTCGCCGGTTCGATTTGCAGGGCCACCGCTTGGGCCTGGCGGCTACCTCCCAACACGACCGCTGGGCTTATGGGGCGAGCGCTGCGTACAACTTTTTCGCCCTCGACTACAGTTCGTTTTTCCACGAAGGTTTGCTCACTCCCTGGGCCGCGTTGCGGTGGTCGGACCAAGTTGCCACACAGGCGTTTCTGGATTTTCGCGGCCGGGATTTCTTGCGGCGCCCCTACGATCCGGGACGAGATGCTTGGAACTATAGCCCTGGGCTGCGGCAATACTTTGGCCTTGGCCGCCCGCAGGGTGTTTTCGCGCTCGGCTACCGGTATGAAATCGAAGACACGGTGTCGAATGGCCCCCAAGGGCGCGCGTTCGCGTACAAGGGCCATGTCTTCGACGCAGAGGTTCATTGGCTTGTGGCGGACGCGCTGCAGGTGGAGAGCGCATACGTGTATCGGCGGTACGACTACGACAATCGCGCAAGCGGTTTCGGGGCACGGAAGCGGAGCGACAATGCGCACGAGTTCGCGCTGGGGCTCAGTTATCCTTTAACCGAGCATGCGGCTTGGACGATTGCCTACATCGGCCAGGTGCACGATTCCAACGAGCCGCTGTTCGAGTACGACCGGCACATTGTGTCCACCGGTCTGCAGCTCAAGTACTGA
- a CDS encoding tRNA (adenine-N1)-methyltransferase has product MQRASGRLRAGEHVLFVDRRQRQYLRQLVPGQRLHIRAGYFWAHHLIGLREGHTVYDSSGEPFVLVRPTFAQFVPHLPRQAQPIYPKDIGPILLWGDFYPGARVVEVGVGPGALTIALLQAIGPHGRLVSYEVRQDFAQRARQNVAMFLGNVPHWELKEADVFHSIDERDVDRMVIDLPEPWRLLETAAQVLRPGGVLLSYLPTVLQVKELVDSLRSTACFGLVEVFETLQRFWHVEPRSMRPEHRMVAHTGFITIARRLALVPGEPRNFNAPEQPTASDPVR; this is encoded by the coding sequence ATGCAGCGTGCATCGGGTCGCTTGCGGGCGGGAGAGCATGTGCTGTTCGTCGATCGCCGCCAGCGTCAATATCTGCGCCAGCTTGTTCCCGGCCAGCGGTTACACATCCGCGCGGGCTATTTTTGGGCGCACCATCTCATCGGGCTGCGGGAGGGGCACACGGTGTACGACTCGAGCGGCGAGCCTTTCGTGCTGGTGCGGCCAACCTTCGCCCAGTTCGTTCCGCATTTGCCTCGGCAGGCGCAGCCGATTTATCCCAAGGATATCGGTCCGATTCTCCTTTGGGGCGATTTCTACCCTGGTGCGCGGGTGGTCGAGGTTGGCGTCGGTCCGGGCGCCCTCACGATCGCCTTGCTGCAAGCTATCGGACCCCACGGCCGCCTGGTGTCGTACGAAGTCCGGCAAGACTTTGCCCAACGCGCGCGCCAAAATGTGGCCATGTTTCTCGGCAATGTTCCCCACTGGGAACTCAAAGAGGCGGATGTGTTCCACAGCATCGACGAGCGGGATGTCGACCGCATGGTCATCGACCTACCGGAGCCGTGGCGGCTGCTGGAAACAGCAGCGCAAGTGCTGCGCCCCGGCGGGGTTCTGCTGAGCTATTTGCCCACGGTGCTGCAGGTGAAGGAGCTCGTAGACTCTCTGCGCTCCACAGCTTGCTTCGGGCTCGTCGAGGTGTTCGAAACCTTGCAGCGCTTCTGGCACGTAGAGCCACGCAGCATGCGCCCCGAGCATCGCATGGTGGCACACACCGGTTTCATCACGATCGCGCGCCGGCTGGCACTCGTTCCGGGAGAGCCAAGAAATTTCAACGCGCCGGAGCAACCCACCGCCAGCGATCCGGTTCGTTGA
- a CDS encoding MoaD/ThiS family protein has product MRIVFLPSRKEIELRGSYRVGDLLRELKLLPGTVLVIRNDEMLTTEDEVHDSDTVEIRNVISGGTADRIEKSA; this is encoded by the coding sequence ATGCGCATCGTGTTTCTTCCAAGCCGAAAGGAGATCGAGCTTCGTGGCAGCTATCGCGTGGGCGATTTGCTGCGCGAGTTGAAACTTCTGCCGGGCACGGTGTTGGTTATCCGCAACGACGAAATGCTCACGACCGAAGACGAGGTGCACGACAGCGACACGGTGGAAATCCGCAACGTGATTTCTGGCGGCACTGCGGATCGCATAGAGAAATCCGCTTGA
- a CDS encoding adenine nucleotide alpha hydrolase family protein: MFTREEPVLVAVSGGKDSLALWDVLHHLGYRTTGLHLDLGIGGYSQVSRAKTEAFARERGLPLLVVDFTSEGHAIPEVVGLTRRPACSACGTAKRHHFDRVALEHGFPVVATGHNLDDEAARLLGNVLRWDLHYLARQSPVLAPSHEKFARKVKPLFRLSEYETAAYAFLRKIDYVLDECPNAVGASQLLYKEVLQRLEADMPGTKQSFVVEFYRRARPALLREELDAPTTCTRCGLPSHRPVCRFCSLLAEVEAKRHSASQRPASPAPAE, translated from the coding sequence ATGTTTACGCGCGAAGAGCCAGTGTTGGTCGCGGTGTCCGGCGGCAAAGATAGCCTCGCCCTATGGGATGTCCTGCACCACCTCGGCTATCGCACCACTGGCCTCCACCTCGACTTGGGCATCGGTGGGTATTCCCAAGTGTCGCGTGCAAAAACGGAAGCCTTTGCGCGCGAACGGGGCTTGCCCCTGCTGGTTGTCGACTTTACCTCCGAAGGGCATGCGATTCCCGAGGTCGTGGGCCTCACACGTCGGCCTGCTTGCTCCGCCTGCGGCACCGCCAAGCGCCACCACTTCGATCGGGTTGCCCTCGAGCACGGGTTTCCCGTCGTGGCCACCGGGCACAATCTCGACGACGAGGCCGCTCGCTTGCTCGGCAACGTGTTACGATGGGATTTGCACTATCTCGCCCGGCAATCGCCCGTGCTTGCACCCTCGCACGAGAAGTTTGCCCGCAAGGTGAAGCCGTTGTTCCGTTTGAGCGAGTACGAAACTGCGGCGTATGCCTTCTTGCGCAAGATCGATTACGTGCTCGACGAGTGCCCGAATGCTGTAGGTGCATCGCAACTTCTTTACAAGGAGGTGCTGCAACGCTTGGAAGCCGACATGCCAGGGACCAAGCAAAGCTTCGTGGTGGAATTTTATCGCCGCGCGCGTCCTGCACTGCTTCGCGAAGAGCTTGATGCGCCTACCACTTGCACTCGTTGCGGCCTCCCCTCGCATCGGCCGGTTTGCCGATTCTGTAGCTTGCTCGCCGAGGTGGAAGCCAAGCGCCACAGCGCAAGCCAACGCCCCGCGAGCCCTGCGCCGGCTGAGTGA
- a CDS encoding alcohol dehydrogenase catalytic domain-containing protein, with the protein MKATMRVAKAYDYLDVRLEEAPVPSVGAKEILVRARACGICSGDVTPWYIRKKAPVVLGHEPVGEVVQVGAGVQHLAPGARVFVHHHVPCLACSACDRGEFVQCATWRSTALDPGGMAEFFRVSSLHVQVDTLVLPETVSDLDGILVEPLACVVKSLRRAAPLEGATVLIIGLGVMGQLHVLVARHWGARTVIGADLRQVRCEKAASLGADHTIDASARDLYSAVLELTDGRGCDVVIAGPATTEAIGLGIRCAARGGTVVQFMGTPPGEFYPLDTNDIYFREIRLVPSYSAGPTDTREALRLIEQGVVRAQHVVTHTYPFGEIDRAYRTAAQDPSAIKVVVIF; encoded by the coding sequence ATGAAGGCAACCATGCGCGTGGCCAAAGCCTACGACTACCTCGACGTGCGCCTCGAGGAGGCCCCTGTGCCCAGCGTGGGGGCCAAGGAGATTCTCGTTCGCGCCCGTGCATGCGGCATTTGCTCGGGAGATGTCACCCCGTGGTACATCCGCAAGAAAGCACCAGTGGTGTTAGGGCATGAACCGGTCGGGGAAGTCGTGCAGGTGGGTGCAGGGGTCCAACATCTGGCCCCCGGTGCGCGGGTATTCGTGCACCACCATGTGCCTTGCCTCGCCTGCTCGGCTTGCGATCGCGGCGAGTTCGTGCAGTGCGCGACTTGGCGCTCCACGGCGCTCGACCCTGGAGGTATGGCGGAGTTTTTTCGCGTTTCGTCGCTGCACGTTCAGGTTGACACCCTAGTGCTGCCGGAAACTGTGAGCGACCTCGATGGTATTCTGGTAGAACCACTAGCTTGCGTGGTGAAATCCTTACGCCGCGCGGCACCCCTCGAGGGCGCAACGGTTCTCATCATTGGCCTCGGCGTGATGGGCCAGTTACACGTTCTCGTCGCGCGGCACTGGGGAGCGCGAACCGTGATTGGGGCTGACCTCCGCCAGGTTCGTTGTGAAAAAGCCGCTAGCCTCGGTGCCGATCACACGATCGATGCCAGCGCACGCGACTTGTACTCCGCCGTGCTCGAGCTCACCGATGGAAGGGGCTGCGACGTGGTCATTGCCGGCCCAGCCACCACCGAAGCAATTGGCCTCGGAATCCGTTGCGCTGCACGCGGCGGCACCGTGGTGCAGTTCATGGGCACACCGCCGGGCGAGTTCTACCCGCTCGACACCAACGACATTTACTTTCGCGAAATTCGCCTAGTGCCGAGCTACTCCGCTGGCCCCACGGATACGCGCGAGGCTCTTCGTTTAATCGAGCAAGGAGTCGTGCGTGCCCAGCACGTCGTCACGCACACCTACCCCTTCGGAGAGATCGACCGGGCGTATCGCACTGCGGCGCAAGACCCGTCGGCAATCAAAGTCGTGGTCATTTTTTGA
- a CDS encoding YncE family protein has translation MEKQGLRLDHGIFVGVCRRPEVVLRGVVRKLGRARVWSTVGLLIALGATGCGGGGSTPAASGELALRIRWETAAAAQRSYRARAFESSSELPPTVRTVEVRVADRVQIVDPTQTRSVLFQGLPPGRADVVVRGWDVAFAQRERIDQFRLPPSFAGRTSATVIAGATVTAEVDLLAQPFVTELEPAPGASDVSRLPRIRFLVATAVGELDLETLNVTIGGRNIVREGSSAAADLNACTDRAAETDLHCSLGGVKQVTGFHFDFEPDAPFDPNTDVVVSLEVASRTFPDRQLSFSYSFRTGTFLPSPTATETPVATATPTATTTASATPATPSPTLTSTQRPTATYTATVTATGTPVPTTTETPTETETPTITPTETPTPTETATETATPTEAPTETSTETPTATASATPSRTPTETLTPTLTHTPTATWTPTDSPTPTESPTPTVTPTTTATPTITDTPTETPTPTATPTPTETATATETPTATNTPTETATPSPTATPTETPTPSATPTVTDTPTQTATPTPTDTATETPTATQTPTATLTPTDTPTFTPTETATETATPTPTATPTETATATPTETPTPTFTETPTATATDTPTTTPTATRSDTPTSTPTDTATPTPTPTATFTVTSTPSPSSTPTVTPTSTPVPLVFVSNSGSNSVSLIDAATGAVVGTTMLGSAPFGVAVHPSGNRVYVTNHLGGQLSVLDGMTGALLNTVDLGAGLRPVGVAVTADGTKVLVAIQLPATLRRLAVYDTETQSLRAITVGNSPTGVAAHPTEPLAYVTNQLSNTVSVVDTASETVTATVTGFNQPFAVAVNASGTRLYVTNLGDNTVREVDTTTLATVRSYTVLPRPFGVAVHPQGDRVYVTNIENARLSVVNTANQTVTTVAVGRSPWGVSVDPSGSRVFVANFEDNTVSVLDAASNAVVQTVTVQQSPVAFGVFVRPGRVP, from the coding sequence GTGGAAAAGCAGGGTTTGCGGCTTGACCATGGGATTTTCGTTGGTGTATGTCGGCGCCCGGAGGTTGTATTGCGGGGAGTGGTGCGAAAGCTGGGTCGGGCTCGGGTTTGGTCAACCGTAGGGCTCCTCATTGCACTCGGAGCCACCGGTTGTGGTGGTGGCGGTTCGACGCCGGCGGCGAGCGGAGAGCTAGCGCTGCGGATTCGCTGGGAAACGGCTGCTGCCGCGCAGCGCAGCTACCGCGCACGGGCGTTCGAAAGTTCTTCGGAGCTGCCGCCCACGGTCCGCACGGTGGAGGTTCGTGTCGCGGATCGCGTGCAAATCGTGGACCCCACGCAAACCCGCTCTGTGTTATTCCAAGGTCTGCCACCTGGTCGGGCGGACGTGGTTGTGCGTGGCTGGGATGTAGCCTTCGCTCAGCGGGAGCGAATTGACCAGTTCCGCTTGCCTCCATCGTTTGCCGGACGCACCTCGGCTACTGTGATTGCAGGGGCGACGGTTACCGCCGAAGTCGACTTGTTGGCGCAGCCGTTTGTCACCGAGCTAGAACCTGCTCCCGGCGCGAGCGACGTGTCGAGGTTACCACGAATCCGCTTTCTCGTTGCCACGGCGGTGGGGGAGCTCGACCTGGAAACTCTGAATGTGACGATCGGCGGGAGAAACATTGTCCGCGAGGGCAGCTCCGCGGCCGCCGACTTGAACGCTTGCACGGACCGCGCTGCAGAAACTGACCTGCACTGCAGTCTTGGCGGAGTGAAGCAGGTTACGGGCTTTCACTTCGACTTCGAGCCCGATGCCCCCTTTGATCCGAACACTGACGTAGTTGTGAGTCTTGAAGTGGCCTCGCGCACGTTCCCAGACCGGCAACTGTCGTTTTCTTACAGCTTCCGCACGGGCACCTTCCTGCCTTCTCCAACGGCAACCGAAACGCCAGTTGCCACGGCGACGCCAACAGCAACGACCACGGCGTCCGCAACTCCGGCGACTCCCTCACCAACGCTGACCTCGACACAACGGCCGACCGCGACCTACACCGCGACGGTGACAGCTACGGGAACACCGGTTCCTACCACAACGGAAACGCCCACGGAGACCGAAACTCCAACGATTACACCGACCGAAACGCCGACTCCTACGGAAACCGCCACTGAGACGGCTACGCCGACCGAAGCCCCAACGGAAACCTCAACCGAAACTCCGACGGCCACGGCTTCCGCGACGCCGTCGCGCACACCCACCGAAACGCTGACGCCGACGCTGACTCACACTCCGACCGCAACCTGGACGCCGACAGATTCTCCGACGCCAACCGAAAGCCCGACGCCTACCGTCACCCCGACAACGACCGCGACGCCTACGATCACGGACACGCCGACCGAAACGCCCACCCCGACGGCAACGCCGACACCTACGGAAACTGCAACAGCAACCGAAACGCCAACCGCGACGAATACCCCCACCGAAACAGCAACGCCTTCGCCGACGGCTACGCCGACGGAAACTCCTACGCCTTCGGCGACGCCGACCGTGACGGACACCCCAACTCAGACGGCCACGCCTACTCCGACCGACACCGCAACCGAAACTCCGACGGCCACGCAAACGCCGACTGCGACACTCACACCGACCGACACGCCCACGTTCACCCCGACCGAGACAGCAACCGAAACGGCAACACCCACACCGACGGCAACACCAACGGAGACAGCAACGGCAACGCCGACGGAAACGCCGACCCCGACCTTTACCGAAACCCCCACGGCCACGGCGACGGACACGCCGACAACGACGCCCACCGCCACACGGTCCGACACTCCCACATCGACACCTACGGATACGGCGACGCCGACTCCCACGCCAACGGCAACCTTTACGGTCACGTCGACGCCGAGCCCCTCTTCCACGCCGACGGTCACCCCGACTTCGACGCCGGTGCCGCTGGTGTTCGTGAGCAACTCCGGATCGAATTCCGTCTCGCTGATTGACGCCGCTACCGGAGCCGTGGTGGGCACGACCATGTTAGGGTCGGCCCCATTCGGCGTGGCCGTTCATCCGTCGGGAAATCGGGTCTATGTGACCAACCACCTCGGCGGCCAACTGTCGGTGCTCGACGGTATGACCGGTGCGTTGTTGAACACGGTTGACTTAGGCGCTGGCTTACGGCCAGTTGGTGTGGCGGTGACCGCGGATGGCACCAAGGTGCTGGTCGCCATTCAGTTGCCCGCGACGTTACGGCGACTTGCGGTGTACGACACGGAAACGCAATCGCTGCGGGCAATCACGGTGGGCAATAGCCCCACGGGCGTGGCGGCCCATCCTACTGAACCGCTGGCGTACGTGACCAATCAGTTGAGCAACACCGTGTCGGTCGTGGATACCGCGTCGGAAACCGTGACGGCAACCGTGACTGGCTTCAACCAGCCCTTTGCTGTGGCGGTGAACGCCTCGGGCACGCGCCTGTACGTAACCAACTTGGGCGACAACACGGTGCGAGAGGTGGACACGACAACCTTGGCGACGGTGCGGAGTTATACCGTGTTGCCACGACCGTTTGGTGTGGCCGTGCACCCGCAAGGCGACCGTGTGTACGTGACCAACATCGAGAATGCGCGGCTTTCGGTGGTGAACACTGCGAACCAGACGGTCACCACCGTGGCTGTAGGACGGAGCCCGTGGGGTGTCTCCGTCGATCCGAGTGGCAGCCGCGTGTTCGTGGCGAACTTCGAGGACAACACCGTGTCCGTCCTCGATGCGGCAAGCAATGCGGTGGTGCAAACCGTTACCGTGCAACAATCCCCGGTCGCCTTTGGTGTCTTCGTGCGGCCTGGTAGAGTCCCTTGA
- a CDS encoding alcohol dehydrogenase catalytic domain-containing protein, which produces MELRNWPEPQPGPGEIVVRVRAALTCGTDLKMFLRGHPRFPTPTPFGHEFSGEVAAVGADVGQLREGDAVMVAPTGPCNTCYYCTREQENLCDTVIETMVLGAYGEFVKVPARTVRSNVYRKPSSLSFAEAALLEPLSCVTHGFEGVPLRPDDTVVVLGAGAIALLHVLVLRARGVENIWVVGRNPTRAENAARLGAGRVLTEGFAAARQQLYEATGGRGADLVIECTGQVEVWEEAPSFVRRGGTVILFGGCAAGTVVRFDTQRLHYEQLRIHSPFHFTPRAVRAAYELLTEPSFRGRELISGHFALEDLPAALAAHRAGQGIKFAIQP; this is translated from the coding sequence ATGGAACTGCGCAATTGGCCCGAGCCGCAGCCGGGGCCTGGCGAAATCGTGGTGCGGGTGCGGGCTGCTTTAACTTGCGGCACCGACCTCAAGATGTTCCTCCGCGGACACCCGCGCTTTCCCACCCCTACTCCTTTTGGTCACGAATTCAGTGGTGAGGTCGCTGCTGTCGGAGCAGACGTTGGTCAATTGCGCGAGGGGGACGCAGTGATGGTAGCTCCGACCGGCCCCTGCAACACCTGTTACTACTGCACCCGCGAGCAGGAAAATCTGTGCGACACGGTGATCGAAACGATGGTCCTCGGGGCCTACGGGGAATTCGTGAAAGTTCCTGCTCGCACGGTACGCTCCAATGTTTATCGCAAGCCCAGCTCGCTTTCGTTTGCCGAAGCCGCACTGTTGGAGCCGCTCTCCTGTGTCACTCATGGCTTCGAGGGCGTGCCCCTGCGGCCCGACGACACGGTGGTCGTGCTCGGCGCTGGTGCGATTGCGCTCCTCCATGTGCTGGTGTTGCGCGCGCGAGGTGTAGAAAACATTTGGGTGGTGGGGCGCAACCCAACGCGGGCAGAGAATGCAGCCCGCCTCGGTGCCGGGCGGGTGCTCACGGAAGGCTTCGCGGCGGCGCGCCAGCAGTTGTACGAGGCCACTGGGGGCCGTGGCGCAGATTTGGTGATCGAATGTACGGGCCAAGTGGAGGTATGGGAGGAAGCGCCGAGCTTCGTTCGCCGCGGCGGTACCGTGATTCTCTTTGGTGGTTGCGCGGCGGGCACCGTGGTGCGGTTCGACACGCAACGCCTGCACTACGAGCAACTGCGCATTCATAGCCCGTTTCACTTCACGCCCCGCGCCGTGCGCGCGGCTTACGAACTGCTCACCGAGCCGAGCTTCCGGGGCCGTGAACTGATCTCGGGCCATTTTGCCCTCGAGGACTTGCCAGCGGCACTGGCGGCTCATCGCGCTGGGCAGGGAATCAAGTTTGCGATTCAGCCATGA
- a CDS encoding FecR family protein, protein MKPQQRWLWAVLLVSALAEGATAEVGAAAEFAAVQGEVQWTRASGRAVAQVGESVSVGDRIRTGAAQRVKLVILDAGVLDIAPNTELAIDELSAVREVQRLAFAARLFRGRILVRTTPGFARGASHCLVETGSASVAVPDGETVIRYDPEDEFTEVVTLSGEVEVTAKVEAMAGGRVRLTDGLAVRVARGRLPQVPAAWGVERARQYAADIELFGTGRRDGLNVLHPLTLGRLLDPSDVPGAPAPQWLGAQAPSVPLPQFMSEDVYTNTQPIEVFRVFRPGYPLTGDVRVDF, encoded by the coding sequence ATGAAACCACAACAGCGCTGGTTGTGGGCGGTCCTGCTGGTGAGCGCTCTCGCGGAAGGTGCCACTGCTGAGGTTGGCGCGGCTGCGGAGTTCGCGGCAGTGCAGGGAGAAGTGCAGTGGACCCGCGCGAGCGGCCGTGCGGTGGCTCAGGTGGGGGAGAGCGTGAGCGTGGGCGACCGCATCCGTACCGGCGCTGCGCAACGGGTTAAGCTGGTCATTTTGGATGCCGGCGTGTTGGACATTGCGCCAAACACGGAGCTTGCCATCGATGAGTTGAGCGCTGTGCGCGAGGTGCAGCGCTTGGCATTCGCGGCTCGTTTGTTTCGCGGGCGCATTCTCGTGCGAACAACCCCAGGGTTTGCTCGTGGAGCCTCGCACTGTCTTGTGGAAACGGGCTCGGCGAGCGTGGCTGTACCGGATGGAGAAACCGTGATTCGCTACGACCCTGAGGATGAGTTCACCGAGGTGGTCACCCTGAGTGGTGAAGTGGAAGTCACGGCAAAGGTCGAAGCAATGGCAGGTGGCCGAGTGCGCTTGACTGACGGGTTGGCCGTACGGGTGGCGCGTGGGCGCCTGCCGCAAGTACCAGCGGCATGGGGTGTCGAGCGGGCGCGGCAGTATGCGGCCGACATCGAGCTGTTCGGCACCGGCCGCCGGGACGGGCTCAACGTGTTGCACCCATTGACGTTGGGCCGTCTGCTGGACCCGAGCGATGTGCCCGGTGCACCCGCACCGCAATGGTTGGGTGCACAAGCCCCGAGCGTGCCGCTGCCTCAGTTCATGTCGGAGGATGTGTACACCAACACCCAGCCGATCGAAGTCTTCCGGGTGTTCCGCCCGGGCTATCCCCTGACTGGGGACGTTCGTGTTGATTTCTGA